In the Oncorhynchus keta strain PuntledgeMale-10-30-2019 chromosome 29, Oket_V2, whole genome shotgun sequence genome, one interval contains:
- the LOC118372819 gene encoding frizzled-3-like isoform X6, giving the protein MGKTNQPFHPMVNLQCSEDLRMFLCALYAPVCMEYGRVSMPCRALCHRAKRDCHKLMEMFGVAWPDETECSRFPDCDEPYPRAVDLQTSANPTDISPMSVQRDFGFWCPRKLKMEPDLGYSFLGVRECSPPCTNMYFQRPELTFARYFIGVVSIVCLSATLFSFLTFLIDVTRFRYPERPIIFYAACYMMVSLVFFLGFLLEDRVACNAASPTQYRAATITQGSHNKACTLLFMVLYFFTMAGSVWWVILTITWFLAAVPKWGSEAIEKKALLFHTCAWGLPGCLTVALLALNKIEGDGVSGVCFVGLYDVTALRWFLLAPLCLNVAVGVALLLTGIVALNRVRMEIPLEKENQDKLVKFMIRIGVFSVLYLVPLLTVISCYLYEHSYRSVWETTWVQERCRDYHIPCPFQVEQTSRPDLALFLIKYLMMLVVGIPSVFWVGSKKTCFEWASFLHRRRNKDSGVNESRQVLQEPDFSQSLLRDPHTPIIRKSRGTSTQGTSTHASSTHLAILDEPDDPRHAPDDRRPIHSLGHTSSNLSKAGSVHSKTSYHGSLHRSRDGRYTPCSYRGGEERTLPPHGSTPRHDHSLHGLDAQSQHSSQCDLSVATPTLITHGTSFGRVTNNGDNGASA; this is encoded by the exons cCCTTCCACCCCATGGTGAACCTGCAGTGTTCGGAGGACCTGAGGATGTTTCTGTGTGCCCTCTACGCTCCAGTCTGTATGGAGTATGGCCGCGTGTCCATGCCCTGCCGAGCCCTGTGCCACCGCGCTAAGAGAGACTGCCACAAACTCATGGAGATGTTTGGGGTGGCCTGGCCAGACGAAACAGAGTGTAGCAG GTTCCCAGACTGTGACGAGCCCTACCCCCGTGCGGTGGACCTCCAGACCAGTGCAAATCCCACCGATATCTCTCCCATGTCTGTCCAGAGGGATTTCGGCTTCTGGTGCCCCCGCAAGCTCAAAATGGAACCCGACCTGGGCTACTCATTCCTGGGCGTGAGGGAGTGCTCGCCCCCCTGCACCAACATGTACTTCCAGCGCCCGGAACTCACCTTTGCCCGCTACTTCATCGGCGTGGTTTCCATCGTCTGTCTCTCGGCAACACTCTTCAGCTTCCTCACCTTCCTCATCGACGTCACGAGGTTCCGCTACCCGGAGCGGCCAATCATCTTCTACGCCGCTTGCTACATGATGGTGTCGCTTGTGTTCTTCCTGGGCTTCCTATTGGAGGACAGGGTGGCTTGCAACGCAGCGAGCCCCACCCAGTACCGGGCGGCCACCATCACACAGGGCTCCCACAACAAG GCATGCACGCTGCTGTTCATGGTGCTCTACTTCTTCACAATGGCGGGAAGCGTGTGGTGGGTCATCCTCACCATTACCTGGTTCCTGGCGGCCGTGCCCAAGTGGGGCAGCGAGGCCATCGAGAAGAAGGCCCTTCTCTTTCACACCTGTGCCTGGGGCCTGCCCGGCTGCCTCACCGTGGCCCTGCTGGCCCTCAACAAGATCGAGGGCGATGGCGTGAGTGGCGTGTGCTTCGTGGGCCTCTACGACGTCACGGCGCTGCGCTGGTTCCTGCTGGCGCCGCTCTGCCTCAACGTGGCG GTGGGTGTGGCTCTGCTTCTGACGGGGATCGTGGCGCTTAACCGTGTGCGTATGGAGATCCCTCTGGAGAAGGAGAACCAGGACAAGCTGGTGAAGTTTATGATCCGTATCGGGGTGTTCTCTGTGCTTTACCTGGTGCCCCTGCTTACGGTCATCTCCTGCTACCTGTATGAACACAGCTACAGGTCTGTCTGGGAGACCACCTGGGTCCAGGAGCGCTGCAGAGACTACCACATACCCTGTCCCTTCCAG GTTGAGCAGACCAGTCGTCCAGACCTGGCCCTGTTCCTCATTAAGTACCTGATGATGCTGGTGGTGGGGATTCCCTCAGTTTTCTGGGTGGGCAGCAAGAAGACCTGCTTCGAATGGGCCAGCTTCCTACACAGACGCAGAAACAAAGA TAGTGGGGTGAATGAGAGCAGACAGGTGCTCCAGGAGCCAGACTTTTCCCAGTCTCTACTGAGGGACCCCCACACCCCCATCATCAGGAAATCACGGGGAACCTCCACCCAG GGCACCTCCACCCATGCCTCCTCCACTCACCTGGCCATCCTGGACGAGCCTGACGACCCTAGACATGCCCCTGATGACCGCAGACCAATCCACTCGCTGGGCCACACTTCCTCCAACCTCAGCAAGGCTGGCAGCGTGCACAGCAAGACCAGTTACCATGGCAGTCTACATCGCTCCCGAGACGGACg CTACACCCCCTGTAGTTACCGAGGCGGCGAGGAGCGCACTCTACCCCCCCACGGCAGCACGCCCCGCCACGACCACAGCCTCCACGGTCTGGATGCCCAGTCACAACACAGCAGCCAGTGTGATCTCTCCGTGGCCACACCCACCCTTATCACCCACGGGACGAGCTTCGGCCGTGTCACTAATAATGGTGACAATGGAGCCAGCGCCTAA
- the LOC118372819 gene encoding frizzled-3-like isoform X5, translating into MEAAGFPSESHSTFTCEPVGLRMCQDLPYNATFMPNLLNHYDQQTAALAMEPFHPMVNLQCSEDLRMFLCALYAPVCMEYGRVSMPCRALCHRAKRDCHKLMEMFGVAWPDETECSRFPDCDEPYPRAVDLQTSANPTDISPMSVQRDFGFWCPRKLKMEPDLGYSFLGVRECSPPCTNMYFQRPELTFARYFIGVVSIVCLSATLFSFLTFLIDVTRFRYPERPIIFYAACYMMVSLVFFLGFLLEDRVACNAASPTQYRAATITQGSHNKACTLLFMVLYFFTMAGSVWWVILTITWFLAAVPKWGSEAIEKKALLFHTCAWGLPGCLTVALLALNKIEGDGVSGVCFVGLYDVTALRWFLLAPLCLNVAVGVALLLTGIVALNRVRMEIPLEKENQDKLVKFMIRIGVFSVLYLVPLLTVISCYLYEHSYRSVWETTWVQERCRDYHIPCPFQVEQTSRPDLALFLIKYLMMLVVGIPSVFWVGSKKTCFEWASFLHRRRNKDSGVNESRQVLQEPDFSQSLLRDPHTPIIRKSRGTSTQGTSTHASSTHLAILDEPDDPRHAPDDRRPIHSLGHTSSNLSKAGSVHSKTSYHGSLHRSRDGRYTPCSYRGGEERTLPPHGSTPRHDHSLHGLDAQSQHSSQCDLSVATPTLITHGTSFGRVTNNGDNGASA; encoded by the exons cCCTTCCACCCCATGGTGAACCTGCAGTGTTCGGAGGACCTGAGGATGTTTCTGTGTGCCCTCTACGCTCCAGTCTGTATGGAGTATGGCCGCGTGTCCATGCCCTGCCGAGCCCTGTGCCACCGCGCTAAGAGAGACTGCCACAAACTCATGGAGATGTTTGGGGTGGCCTGGCCAGACGAAACAGAGTGTAGCAG GTTCCCAGACTGTGACGAGCCCTACCCCCGTGCGGTGGACCTCCAGACCAGTGCAAATCCCACCGATATCTCTCCCATGTCTGTCCAGAGGGATTTCGGCTTCTGGTGCCCCCGCAAGCTCAAAATGGAACCCGACCTGGGCTACTCATTCCTGGGCGTGAGGGAGTGCTCGCCCCCCTGCACCAACATGTACTTCCAGCGCCCGGAACTCACCTTTGCCCGCTACTTCATCGGCGTGGTTTCCATCGTCTGTCTCTCGGCAACACTCTTCAGCTTCCTCACCTTCCTCATCGACGTCACGAGGTTCCGCTACCCGGAGCGGCCAATCATCTTCTACGCCGCTTGCTACATGATGGTGTCGCTTGTGTTCTTCCTGGGCTTCCTATTGGAGGACAGGGTGGCTTGCAACGCAGCGAGCCCCACCCAGTACCGGGCGGCCACCATCACACAGGGCTCCCACAACAAG GCATGCACGCTGCTGTTCATGGTGCTCTACTTCTTCACAATGGCGGGAAGCGTGTGGTGGGTCATCCTCACCATTACCTGGTTCCTGGCGGCCGTGCCCAAGTGGGGCAGCGAGGCCATCGAGAAGAAGGCCCTTCTCTTTCACACCTGTGCCTGGGGCCTGCCCGGCTGCCTCACCGTGGCCCTGCTGGCCCTCAACAAGATCGAGGGCGATGGCGTGAGTGGCGTGTGCTTCGTGGGCCTCTACGACGTCACGGCGCTGCGCTGGTTCCTGCTGGCGCCGCTCTGCCTCAACGTGGCG GTGGGTGTGGCTCTGCTTCTGACGGGGATCGTGGCGCTTAACCGTGTGCGTATGGAGATCCCTCTGGAGAAGGAGAACCAGGACAAGCTGGTGAAGTTTATGATCCGTATCGGGGTGTTCTCTGTGCTTTACCTGGTGCCCCTGCTTACGGTCATCTCCTGCTACCTGTATGAACACAGCTACAGGTCTGTCTGGGAGACCACCTGGGTCCAGGAGCGCTGCAGAGACTACCACATACCCTGTCCCTTCCAG GTTGAGCAGACCAGTCGTCCAGACCTGGCCCTGTTCCTCATTAAGTACCTGATGATGCTGGTGGTGGGGATTCCCTCAGTTTTCTGGGTGGGCAGCAAGAAGACCTGCTTCGAATGGGCCAGCTTCCTACACAGACGCAGAAACAAAGA TAGTGGGGTGAATGAGAGCAGACAGGTGCTCCAGGAGCCAGACTTTTCCCAGTCTCTACTGAGGGACCCCCACACCCCCATCATCAGGAAATCACGGGGAACCTCCACCCAG GGCACCTCCACCCATGCCTCCTCCACTCACCTGGCCATCCTGGACGAGCCTGACGACCCTAGACATGCCCCTGATGACCGCAGACCAATCCACTCGCTGGGCCACACTTCCTCCAACCTCAGCAAGGCTGGCAGCGTGCACAGCAAGACCAGTTACCATGGCAGTCTACATCGCTCCCGAGACGGACg CTACACCCCCTGTAGTTACCGAGGCGGCGAGGAGCGCACTCTACCCCCCCACGGCAGCACGCCCCGCCACGACCACAGCCTCCACGGTCTGGATGCCCAGTCACAACACAGCAGCCAGTGTGATCTCTCCGTGGCCACACCCACCCTTATCACCCACGGGACGAGCTTCGGCCGTGTCACTAATAATGGTGACAATGGAGCCAGCGCCTAA